One Nothobranchius furzeri strain GRZ-AD chromosome 7, NfurGRZ-RIMD1, whole genome shotgun sequence genomic window, cacattaattgaaaaatcgtctaaaataatcgagatctcaatttcagtcacaataatcgtgattattattgttgccataatcgagcagccctaatctatcgtttttggaccgaaattgTGATTCAAACAACACGATCACGTGACCatcaaagctgcggttttagcggttttgactgatccaggatcaggtgtgtaacttttttttttacattcggaGTTTCCCCCCTGTGTTATGGCGGTGGCAAAAGCCAgcgcggagggggggggggggggggggggtgtaccgtccagagccgagcccaactccacagctgtcacagctgcatgttcaggttattttccctgttttatgttcccacacacatagcgctgctagagccgataataatgcaccgtaggtgagcccgggacagagagagagagagagagagagagagagagagagagagagaatgtagttGAGTATgggagagagactcctcccacatcggagcaggttcaggctgatttctgaagcttggtttatgcttcatcagtTCGAGTGCGGGATTAATAAATATCTTTGAGTCGCGCACTTAAGTTGAAAGCTCAACTTGTcctttaaaaatggtttgaatgtttctgacggcACACGCTAAGCTGTCAGAATGCGTGCGTCTCTCTCACGGAGCTGAcgttttagtgaggaaaaactatcagacgGCTTCGAAAAACCTGCAGCCAGCCTGCCGCGGTAATGCTGGAAAACTGTATTTAGTTAATTAATACGTTTAAAAGCTGTTTCTACCTACAGAattcctccatgcatttttggagtggaacatgtttttataaagctcctctctagataaaaatcacaagttgcttcacaaaaaataaaaaataaattaaataatggtagaaaataacaaaaaattaaaaaaaattaaataatgggagaaaataatAATAGCTTTGACTTTATTATATGATTAAAttgtaaatattaatgtgaatgatttgttgtactagattatgatctagaccatcttttcacttcatctacaggatggcttggcaggctagtgttggacctttgtttgcagaaaatcgtaAATTGAACCGAAATCGCTATTTCTGCTAGAAAAACTGCAATTCATTCTTTCCCAGAAGTCGTTCAGCCCTAGCCTACAGCCAGATGTTTTCCACCTTATCTTCACGCTAAAATGCCACTAACAACGTCGGCGGATTCAtaacatttctgaagctgaatcagtttttgatctCTGAATTTAACTAACTACCATTTTATGCCAGCAGGTGGCAGAAGTTTAccattttgtagttttttttaaacaacactAATGTGAAGTATTTGGCACCAGAATCAATGCAGCCAACCATTAAAATGTACACTGCTCACAAGATTTAGAGGAACACtttttttattgggcctggcatgaaaccagttaaacctgtctgatcatttcctggttgattaagcagctgagggcattgttaatcacaTTCAGCTGgattggtgttcatggacttaacacaggtgcactaaagtggcaacaattacaaaaccctcagaacaggactggtttaaaatgtagaggtcatttcaagtttctcccttttgatctttttcggctggttttccactcgtgctggttttggctctctactggcggtatgaggcgattccttaaccctacagaagttgcacaggttgtctaacttctccaggatggcacatccacacgtgctgcagcaagaaggtttaatgtgtctcccagcacaatctccagaacatggaggagatttcaggagactggcggttattctcagagagctggacagggccgtagaaggtccacaacccatcagcaggaccgatacctgctcctttgtgcaaggcggaacaggctgagcaccgctcgtgccctacagaatgacctccagagggccactggtgtgaacGTATCTACCCAgacaatcaggaacagacttcatgaagatggcctgagtGCCCGActtcctgcagtgggccctgtgctccctgcccagcaccgtagagctcgactggcatttgctcaagaacaccagaactggcaagtccgccactggcgccctgtactttttacagacgagagcaggttcaccctgagcactTGTGATAGAtgtgaaagagtctggagaagacaaggggaacgttatgctgcctgcaacgtcgttcaacatgacaggtttggtggcgggtcagtgatggtctgggaagGCACatccatggagggacgcacagacctctGCTGCATAGGAAATTGTGCTCTGACTGCCATGAGGtatcgagatgaaatccttgaaccctttgtcagaccctacgctgatgcagtaggtcctggttttctcctaatgcacgacaacgcccggcctcatgtggcaagagtatgcaggcagtacctggaggatgaaggaattgaaacaactgaatggccttcacgatgccctgacttaaacccaatagaacatctgtggaaCATTATGTTTCTGTCCATTaggcggcgccaggttgctcctcagactgtacaggagctcagggatgccctcacacagatctgggaggaaatgccacaagacaccatccgttgtctcattaggagcatgccccgacgttgtcaagcatgcacacaagctcgtgggggccgcacaagatactgaaaagcaatttgagttgcagaaattaagtttttgaaataatggactagccatcttcatttcactccgattttagggtgtctactCAATTGAGCCCTCggtaggctgataacttttatttccattaaaacaggggtggggaaccctggtccatcgagggccgctatctagggatgggtaccgaatttggtactttttaaggtaccggccgaattccatagtaccgaccgagcaccgattcacgtcgtttcaaacggtgcctcgtttcggtacccgtccttcataaccagAACTtgtcaagacagctgcgcatacgcaagagcgttatgtcgtcggtcgctgcgagccagttgtaaacagagcagcatggtagaaagaacgcacgctaaagcttgggtccacttcactaaatgtgatgggtaactgggtgatgatgaaaccagcgacaacaatctaagtgagacatcctcatcttaatctgctctggtaggtaaataaaatgtttaagataacgttagcttgatatgttagcttccgtttcgctaatggtgcgttcgctttctcctcggaactcagaatttccgactagaagaacatgaacgcgctctaaagtttggcttcactttactaaatgcgacgggtgattgggtgaagatgaaaccagcgacaacgatctaagtgtgaggcatcatcgttttaatctgctccagcagttaaataaactgtttaagataacgttagcttgatatgttagcttccattgccaccattgttatcagctaatggtgcgttcactttctcctcggaaattctaacttcccagtaggaaaaatcaaatgaaaaaagacggtaaaaggaatgaagatacacagtaaatttagttcacagtaaagatgtttgcttcagtttaattatcagcttataaaactacaaggacgatgttaaaatacaaacagttgaatgttatttatcgtgatatttatcaaatattgttgtatattgagaaaaatatatatttaattataaaagagaattaaaataataaacactcaaaagtattgaaaattggtacgttaagtaccggtatcgattcaaatgtcaaaggtacccatccctaccgctatccagcatattttagtttcaaccctgcatcatcacacctgatttcaatcagcaggtgattaacaagcttctgcagagcttgatgagctgctgatcaggtgaatcaaccactgaatcagaagtgttggagcaaagacgtgcaggataccggccctggaggaccagggttccccgtgCCTGcattaaaagacttggcatccgtttgttcctaagacattgccctgccattatttgtatagatatccaacttcatactCAGATCTAATGTATCTAATGTCTTTCTTTAAAGTGTTcttttaatttttgtgagcagtgtatattTACATAAAACACATTATTAAAATGTTCATGCAAAGATTAGTTATTAATCAGGCAGAAGAAATCTAAAAGAAGACGAGAGCGATGACGGGAGCCCGAGTGTCGAATCAGGAAGTGAGTAAGATGTAaacaactgtaaacagaaactttTCCCACtattttgtttataattcttaCCTCATTAAAATATAACTTCTGTCTAATAATGTCTCTTTGCTGACCTCTCTTCCTGCTGTAGTCCTTCCCTTTCCTGGATCTTTTCTTGTCCTTGTGGTGTTTCCTCCTCCTGTGGTCGCTCGAAGCCGCCGACATCCCCGACGAGTCCGACGCCTCAGAGCCGCTGTCGCTGCTGGCGAGCGAACTAGAAGAAGCCCTTTCTCTCTTTCGAGATTTGTTTTCCGAATGCTGCACCTTGCTCGATTTGGGAGCTGTGTTGAATACATAAAACCCATTAAAAACACCTAAATGGGAACATTTGTTTAGTAACGCAGCATAAATCACCTTCAGCTGTTGAAGAGGGGGTGGCGAACGCTGCCACAGAGCGGTTACTCGTGAGGTTTTCGATCTGGCTGCGTAGGAACTTGCGGTCCTGCATCAGGTCCTCCACCTGCCTCTCCAGAGCGGCGATGCGCTCCTGCTTGCTCTCCAGCATGCACTGCAGCTTCGTGATGGTCAGCAGAACCCTCGGGGGCAAACCATCAAAATTTGAGACGGCTGGAAACAGATCAGGCGAGAATTTGTTTAACTCCAGAAAAATGTGTTTGCTGTTGGTACATCTGAGGACGTCTCACCAGACATGGCGCTGCTGGGTGTGTTGTCCTGGACAGCATCAGCCGAACCTCCAGTTTGGAAGCTTTCCCATTTGATGATGCGCAGGTCATCCTGCTCCTGCTTCAGCCAGCTGGAAGAGCCGAGCCGGTCTTTGGTCCGAACGGAGCTGGAGTCGATCTCTATGCAGGGGGAGTAGCCCGACGGCTCCTGCTGCCACATCGACGACATCTTCTCAGACCTGAGCGACACAAAAGGAGGATTAGATTAAAAAGGTGATCGTGTCCCACTGGTGCAGAAACACTGATATTATAATTGTGCTTGTGGATTTTagtaacttttacttttaaatcttgtttattttttttaaatgaagtacATTCTCAGCTCCAATAATAACCTTGTGCAGGAAGCTCGTTCATTTTCAGCGTTTGCCATCATCTTGCTGCCAGCAAACCTTTACTGAAGCCATTTCCATGGCAACGCGACAGCTCGCGTAATCACAAGATCTAAATCTCATAATTACGTGACGAGGACCTTATAATTAGCGGATCTCGTCTGGCACCATGGATCCACCTCACTAAGAGGAAGTTACTTACAAATCTGAGCTACACTGAAACGTGAACCATCCTGCTTTAACCCCAGTAGAACACCAACCCACAGTGTGAATTTAATGAATACAAATTATCGGTATTAAtgacatgttttcttttttttatttgacttaGAATTGTAgatatttcttcatttattttgtACACTCATGTTTATCACTTCGTTGTAAACATGTCTAAATACTGCTGTACTAACGTTACAATGGTTATTTCTGCACATAAACAATTGTTTTGTGTTTTAAAGATGAGTTTAAACATTAAAGCTCTTGCAAAAGCACTCATTGTTCTGCAGAAGCACAGCACTTATAGTAAACAGACAGAGCCATATGGGTTTTCTTTTGCCGATACCAATATGCAGAGGTCATGGTAAACCGATGGCCGATACCTACCGCCCATCTTCAAGGCCGATATCTAGACCTGTGACATTTTTAGTAAGTAATGTAATAACGTCAATACGAGGGTAAATTGGATCAAATAAAtagcttaagagctatttatttctattctcattactttgtgaccaatagctgtaatactctagcctggcaagccagactaaataaatgtgttatttagtctggccatgctccattgacggctcttggttgtggggcgggttctaccgttgtctttcaaatgatctccgcattccactggacaatgaatgtgacatactcttgtttcactctgttgcatcatcccacccaccaggcatatagagtgccctgattggcccacaaagtggataaagctctgtgatttgttcactaagcagatagagcactatgattggcccaccattatggaccaaccacagctctctatgtgtttgaaacccctctagagagctgtgattggctggccagagtcctggtaggagctgcggaggttccaatggagcatgcctagaccattctttgcaaagcaagaatttggtctagttcactaggctagtaataCTCTATTATTAGAGAATATCatcttgcttggtcttaggatgattaattaaaaggttctaggattcttttcattattaagggatcgtcacactttgctttgattcaagaaccagtcagtgtttgcaaacacgaatttattttacaaacaattttaaGCCTCGACAAATGTTAAaactccatctttcagttctttttgatGTTTGAACTATTATTTACTGAGTGGACGCGAACTAAGAGATGGGGgtctggaactaggtgtgaatGTAGTATTTCAGAGTCAAAATCTCCACATCTCACAGAGAGGTGAGTTCTGGATAATAAAAGAAGTTGGTTTGCATCTGAGCTGTAAGCTGTTcttatcaaactgcatacagacactgtctcactgtgttctacgtacccaagtggagacgcccttgcggatccgagatgtcagggggttggagaccccgggtacagaagtccgtagactaactcctAGTACGACCAGATCGGTCCAGGTAACACAGGTGACCTGGATGGAACCAAGCGTCTCAAAACCACTCTGAAGGAGCGttacaaaatcagctttgttctgcaggaaacatcTCTTGTTGTCCtcggctttgcaggtgcaaaagcttaaagatttgacagcgtgtcaaaatcctttggtAGCCAGTCTTAAAGCTTTGCTCGACTCCAACCCTCGTTCTGGTGGAGGTTCGAACTTGCCTCTGGGTTgaagcagagcggctggttttATAGCCCGCTGTTTATCTATTACCAAAGATATCAAGACTTCTCAGAACGCACACTCTGTGGTGCAGAGCCGCTGAGTCTGAGAAACAAGGTTAGTTTATGTGTAATGCTTCTTAATTTAGCCTTACTTCTTGTCTGGTGTGAGTGATCgaatccagtaaacatacttagCATCATTGAACAGATTTGcgaaacatttcatcatttataattatacatggcaatatttagTGAATATTAATTGTAAGATCTTAGCTATAAGATCTTCTTTTCTTTAAGGATTATtctgaaatataaaatgattacttATATTATGAAatcttttcttctgggaataaaagttTACTTTAGGAGTTTTCTTGTGAGGAACCTTGGGGAAAGGAATACTACTGTTCATCTttcattatctgatgaagcttcagttcagctgatgaagtcatctgattaaagagcctgcgtgcagacattccatctcctgtcggggtaaaatacagcagaacgtgtgtagccagggtgatttgctctggccgtgcatatgaactgtgggatctcaaaatcagtaagtaaattttatttctatagcgcttatcacagacatagaatcacaaagtgcttcacactgatcaaaacaaaataatacatagtcataaaatcataacgatgtcaaaacagaaatagattttcagaaaaataaagtcataaaattaaaaacatccataaacagatgaaagattacaaatttgagttaaaaaaagaaaacaaaagatttaggtaaaagcagattTAAATAGAAGAGTTTTTAGCTGCTTTTAAAAGTGTTCAGACTGtcaataaaggaagatcattccagagtcggggtgaaaCAGCCTGAAAGGAGCTTTCACCTCGACTCGTATATCtgttctttggaacttctagaaggttctagtgtgtggacctgagggccggGCTGGAGCTTTAACCTGAATCTATTTTTCAACTCAGAATTGAACCAActcttatttaattgtgtgaattaaaaataaaatattaaaccaAAGTTAATCAAACTAATTAAtataagacagacagacagacagacagacagacaagacaggcaggcaggcagacagacagacagacagacagacagacagacagacagacagacagacagacagacagacagacagacagacagacagacagacagacagacagatagatagatagatagatagatagatagatagatagatagatagatagataagatatagattgtccacctcgaattgaggcagaaattcgcctttgacatcgcattcacacaaataCATAAAAAGACAAAAGGTATTAGAATGTTATCATCGTAAAAAAGTAAAACTTTAAGAATTCTAAATTGTAATTGCGGTGAGAACAAATGATTTCTTATAGACACCTTTCTTGGCCAATGGAACCCTGAACCTCCTTCCTAACGGAAGTAACTGAAAATGAGGGTTCATGGGTGGGTTGGGTCTGCACTGATCAGGGTAGCCTTCCTGTGCGCTGCTCGCTCGAGAAGAACAGGAAGTGGGATCTGAGGGGAACCTGTAATTTTGCTGCCTAATTTAACAATGCgagagttgtgttttgttttaaactgtaagaaagttataccaagctgtaatattgaaagttagaatggattcaatcagtgatttatatacaattgttaggatgtccttgttcacattgagtgctcttagcttccttagcaggtggagtctttgcagcgctttcttgtagacaccgttgctgtgatttgcaaaggacaggtggtcatcGATTTCTGTTCCCAGGTACCGGAATGACTGAACCTGCTCCACAGGCTGTCCCTGTATGCTGAGGGGTTCGAACAGGGACGTGCCTGCCTCACTGGCTGCCCCACAgcacatttctttagtttttgagatattcagccccAGGTGAGTCTTCAAATGTCTGGACCAGATTGCTGATCGCCTGCTGATATTTAGACAGGTCCTCCGATGTCTTCACTGATGCCACCGGTTCCATGTCGTCTGCATACTTATACAGGGCCATTCTCTCACTAAGGCACCGGATGTTGTTTGTGTAGACTGAGAAAAGCACTGGGGACAAAACAGCCTTGTGGCAGTCCAGTGCTAATGACACTTTTCGTGGATTTAAATCTTCTTAAAAACACTTGTTGTGGCCTGTCTTTCAATAAGTTGTGGATCCATAAAAGCAGCGTCGTGTGGAGATGGAGATCTGAAAGCTGTTCCAG contains:
- the LOC107383045 gene encoding coiled-coil domain-containing protein 106; this encodes MSSMWQQEPSGYSPCIEIDSSSVRTKDRLGSSSWLKQEQDDLRIIKWESFQTGGSADAVQDNTPSSAMSAVSNFDGLPPRVLLTITKLQCMLESKQERIAALERQVEDLMQDRKFLRSQIENLTSNRSVAAFATPSSTAEAPKSSKVQHSENKSRKRERASSSSLASSDSGSEASDSSGMSAASSDHRRRKHHKDKKRSRKGKDYSRKRATGVQYVIQRYKQVLSAFIKKKSMSEAFRHLGIDRNTIANTASIAELHLAGKDMAPLVGTFRQGEETLVNYAQRCTLVIDTDADLARKIDQMKANGELLPISGKRSRMLHSHMQPLGGAPESILIG